A DNA window from Paenibacillus sp. HWE-109 contains the following coding sequences:
- a CDS encoding magnesium transporter has product MSTLKHLADVSFDDLSITDKLSYLRNSLTTNVPVFNQMEPVVKKNRFFDHLAKKPVRCWMSLALVMGVIIWGFKITSSISDVIAILLWSAVILMLVAYFVWKKKVDAFFTRLNGKMTEKFIQEHERKLAAYHSDLAKHEGELGEYNAIELSYEQASSIVEQAMHYHGVKFCRTQLGVDESELVALHFISAPNRNNTSKKFGDHEVFASFRIQYIYMTDNELYEMNGDLDLLSDEISNYSTSRILYSKIKSSEERHNNYNCLNFYTITTSNNDGSESDVMHIPSSNLRPQASYLIQSITWNTINKSSLQYKQLLEARRYTSYYINNPLTYDEFEEAVRYIKNLSCIDYEFKKEMTETEKDVENFKKVKLIIERAVNRKIRESSM; this is encoded by the coding sequence ATGAGTACATTAAAACATTTAGCCGATGTTTCATTCGACGATCTGTCTATAACGGACAAGCTTTCCTATCTTAGGAATAGTTTGACAACCAATGTTCCTGTCTTCAACCAGATGGAACCTGTGGTTAAGAAAAACCGCTTCTTTGATCATTTAGCGAAGAAACCGGTGAGATGTTGGATGAGCCTGGCTCTTGTCATGGGTGTCATCATCTGGGGATTCAAGATCACTAGCAGCATTTCTGATGTAATTGCTATTCTTCTTTGGAGCGCCGTCATTCTTATGCTGGTTGCCTACTTCGTATGGAAGAAAAAAGTGGATGCTTTTTTTACCCGTTTGAATGGGAAGATGACAGAGAAATTCATACAAGAGCACGAACGGAAGCTGGCAGCCTATCACTCCGATCTTGCGAAGCATGAAGGGGAATTGGGTGAATACAATGCGATAGAACTTTCTTATGAGCAGGCTTCCAGTATAGTGGAGCAGGCCATGCACTACCATGGCGTGAAATTTTGCAGGACACAGCTAGGGGTTGACGAGTCGGAACTTGTTGCACTGCATTTCATTTCTGCACCCAATCGAAATAACACTTCGAAGAAATTCGGTGATCATGAAGTGTTCGCTTCCTTTCGAATTCAGTATATTTACATGACCGATAATGAGCTGTATGAAATGAATGGGGACTTGGATCTGCTGAGTGATGAAATCAGCAACTACTCGACGTCGAGAATTCTTTATTCGAAGATTAAGAGTTCAGAGGAGAGGCATAATAACTATAATTGTCTGAACTTTTATACGATTACAACGAGTAATAATGATGGAAGTGAAAGTGATGTCATGCATATTCCATCTAGCAACCTTAGACCTCAAGCTAGCTATTTGATTCAATCGATTACTTGGAACACAATCAATAAGAGCAGCTTGCAATATAAGCAACTTCTAGAGGCGCGCCGTTATACCAGTTATTATATCAATAATCCTTTAACCTATGATGAGTTTGAAGAAGCCGTACGGTATATTAAAAATCTAAGCTGCATCGACTACGAGTTTAAAAAAGAAATGACGGAAACCGAAAAAGACGTCGAGAATTTCAAAAAAGTTAAGCTCATTATAGAAAGAGCTGTTAATCGTAAGATTCGAGAGAGCAGCATGTGA
- a CDS encoding TetR/AcrR family transcriptional regulator yields the protein MVQVLKEELRQAILRAAEDEFMQHGYAAASVLHIAKKVGVSVGNLYRYYAGKEALFDSVVNPVFQELEKVISTHGSQPPSEAHIFELIVGAMTDITEKLRIPLLILIDSSKGTKHEDAVLKLHKLMADNVAHHLERYNGRQGQEAFTEQAAWPISVSFMQGYFEIIRRHPETEDCKRMVSQYVSFWYQGLQAFL from the coding sequence ATGGTTCAGGTTTTGAAAGAGGAATTGCGACAAGCGATTCTCCGAGCTGCAGAGGATGAATTTATGCAGCATGGATATGCTGCCGCTTCCGTACTCCACATTGCCAAGAAGGTTGGCGTTTCGGTTGGCAACTTGTATCGGTATTACGCGGGGAAGGAAGCCTTGTTCGACTCGGTTGTTAATCCGGTATTCCAGGAGTTAGAGAAGGTGATTAGCACTCACGGCAGCCAGCCGCCTAGCGAAGCGCATATTTTCGAACTCATCGTTGGCGCGATGACGGACATTACGGAGAAGTTACGCATACCGCTCTTGATTCTAATCGACAGCAGTAAAGGAACGAAGCATGAAGACGCGGTTCTGAAGCTGCATAAGTTGATGGCGGATAATGTTGCCCATCATTTGGAGCGCTACAACGGCAGACAAGGACAGGAAGCGTTCACCGAGCAGGCAGCCTGGCCGATTTCGGTGTCATTTATGCAAGGATACTTCGAAATTATCCGGCGCCATCCAGAAACAGAAGATTGTAAGCGCATGGTTAGCCAGTATGTTTCATTTTGGTATCAAGGACTGCAGGCCTTTCTTTAA
- a CDS encoding alpha/beta fold hydrolase produces the protein MDRKTHRYTTKDGFTVEYSSVGQGEPVLIMHGGHSSCNEELGYRELLENGYAIITPSRPGYGNTSKELGEDVITACEAYVELLDNLRLPQIHIIAISAGGPSGIHFASRYPQRVKSLTLQSAVSHRWLTPEDKLYKSAQTMFRPSNEKYLWALMRLMNKLVPSLLFKSMIASFSQLQPEQVLPQISGEDRRQFKNMLNRQRSGHGFLIDLALTGHDLTSVLSAIQCPTLIMHSIHDATVSVEHARHAHRHIPNAELCELDSWGHLIWLGKGAPAMFHKLFTFLDSIK, from the coding sequence ATGGATAGAAAAACTCATCGATACACAACCAAAGACGGATTTACTGTGGAGTATTCGAGCGTCGGACAGGGAGAACCGGTCCTGATCATGCATGGGGGGCATTCCAGCTGCAATGAGGAGCTTGGATACCGGGAACTTCTAGAGAACGGCTATGCTATTATTACCCCATCTAGGCCGGGTTATGGCAATACGTCTAAGGAGCTGGGAGAAGATGTTATCACTGCATGCGAAGCGTATGTGGAATTACTGGATAATTTGCGCCTCCCCCAGATTCATATCATTGCCATATCGGCCGGCGGTCCTAGCGGCATTCATTTTGCCTCCCGTTATCCGCAACGAGTCAAAAGCCTTACTCTACAATCGGCTGTGTCCCATAGATGGTTGACCCCCGAGGACAAATTGTACAAATCCGCTCAAACTATGTTCCGGCCCTCTAATGAGAAATATCTTTGGGCGCTCATGAGGCTCATGAATAAACTAGTACCAAGCTTGCTGTTCAAAAGCATGATCGCTTCTTTCAGCCAATTGCAACCGGAGCAGGTCTTGCCGCAAATCAGTGGCGAAGATCGAAGGCAGTTCAAGAATATGTTGAACCGCCAGCGATCCGGGCATGGCTTTCTTATCGATTTAGCTTTGACCGGACATGATTTGACTTCCGTCTTGTCTGCCATTCAGTGCCCTACTCTGATTATGCATAGCATTCACGATGCGACTGTATCTGTGGAGCATGCCCGCCACGCTCATCGGCATATTCCAAACGCGGAGCTTTGCGAGCTGGATTCATGGGGACATCTGATTTGGCTTGGGAAAGGAGCGCCTGCCATGTTTCATAAGTTGTTCACATTTCTCGATAGCATTAAGTAG
- a CDS encoding acyltransferase family protein, producing MKQLNNTLAGLRGFLALSVVIYHIYGSAVLEKYITGFSEDNILYAINYAGPISVNLFFVISGYLILKSLTTKSSIWQFFVDRILRIYPVFLTIHILVFSIGPVIGYKWMDKIAITPYIVHFLTNLLLLPGMFNFPIAQIVAWSLSYEAIFYLIAGSLFFVWHKSIINSYLKYTFLILTTVICILIFYFRPSALFFLVGVIVFLYESTMKRWFKPHKIFYLSGIIAFCLLYLSYDLQIFSTAASLVLALLLFITIIAEYGLLSTILRLRLIRYLGRISYSLYMWHTMVMFPLKKLMGKISLYISNPSILLLIYAFITITLSIIVSHLSYTYIEIKLANRLRALWYRDKRVKTASLHTKYPS from the coding sequence GTGAAACAACTAAATAATACCTTGGCAGGTTTGAGAGGCTTTTTGGCCCTTTCTGTCGTTATCTACCATATATACGGTTCTGCTGTTTTAGAAAAGTATATTACGGGTTTTTCCGAGGACAATATCTTGTACGCGATCAATTATGCGGGACCAATATCCGTAAATCTTTTTTTTGTTATCAGTGGTTACTTAATTTTGAAAAGCTTAACCACAAAAAGCTCGATATGGCAGTTCTTTGTTGATCGAATCTTACGTATTTATCCCGTCTTCTTAACCATTCATATCCTTGTATTCTCCATTGGCCCAGTTATTGGATATAAATGGATGGATAAAATTGCTATCACTCCGTACATAGTCCATTTTCTCACGAATTTATTATTGCTTCCAGGCATGTTCAATTTCCCAATTGCCCAGATTGTCGCTTGGTCATTGAGCTATGAGGCCATATTCTATCTAATAGCAGGAAGCCTGTTCTTTGTATGGCATAAATCAATCATAAATAGCTATTTGAAGTATACTTTTTTGATATTAACAACTGTTATTTGTATTCTTATTTTCTATTTCCGTCCATCTGCACTGTTCTTTCTTGTAGGCGTTATTGTTTTTTTATATGAATCAACAATGAAGCGATGGTTCAAACCTCATAAAATTTTCTATTTAAGTGGAATCATTGCCTTTTGTCTCTTATATCTATCATACGATTTGCAAATATTCTCTACAGCGGCAAGTCTAGTGTTAGCTCTTCTGTTGTTCATAACGATAATTGCCGAATATGGTCTACTTTCTACCATTTTACGACTCCGTCTCATTCGCTATTTAGGAAGAATCAGTTACAGCTTGTACATGTGGCACACGATGGTCATGTTCCCGTTGAAAAAGCTAATGGGTAAAATTAGCCTGTATATTTCCAACCCCTCTATACTATTGCTGATTTATGCTTTTATAACTATCACCTTATCTATCATCGTTTCCCATCTATCCTATACTTATATTGAAATAAAGCTGGCGAATAGATTGAGAGCTCTATGGTACAGGGACAAAAGAGTGAAAACCGCTTCTCTACATACAAAATACCCTTCCTGA